From Caloenas nicobarica isolate bCalNic1 chromosome 18, bCalNic1.hap1, whole genome shotgun sequence, a single genomic window includes:
- the LOC135995907 gene encoding uncharacterized protein LOC135995907 gives MLAARGAGRRARLPAGAGPVQPRGLPRTVDLRSDTVTRPCAGMRRAMARAIVGDDDYGEDPTVNELQRLAAGILGMEEALFVPTATMANLIAVMCHCQRRGGQLLLGRDAHLHVYEHGGAAQVAGVHSQVLPDLPDGTFDLEQLELLIREAHGSRYHPRPELICLENTHSTAGGRVLPLPYLQQVRGLADRYGLRVHMDGARLMNAAVAQGVEPAQITQYCDSVSLCFSKGLGAPAGAVLAGRRGFVAEAWRARKLLGGGMRQAGVLAAAARIGLEHAEETLRRDHNNARRFAEGIQELNSPLCSISLAAVETNIVMMNIAGGWLPPPELCEHLRAVSEEEVAETGQAVSVLVFPWSAHTVRAVWHRDVSARDTELAKNKLEFVARKWQKKLGLGLRPTPPGAGGA, from the exons ATGCTggcggcgcggggcgcggggcggcgggcccggctgcccgcgggggccgggccggtgCAGCCGCGGGGACTCCCGCGCACCGTGGACCTGCGGAGCGACACGGTGACGCGGCCCTGCGCGGGGATGCGCCGCGCCATGGCCCGCGCCATCGTGGGCGACGACGACTACGGGGAAGACCCAACGGTCAATG agctgcagcgcCTGGCCGCAGGGAtcctggggatggaggaggCTCTTTTTGTGCCCACGGCCACGATGGCGAACCTCATCGCCG TGATGTGCCACTGCCAGCGCAGGGGggggcagctgctcctgggccGGGACGCCCACCTGCACGTCTACGAGCACGGCGGGGCCGCGCAG GTCGCTGGTGTCCACTCCCAGGTGCTGCCAGACCTGCCAGACGGCACCTTCgacctggagcagctggagctgctcatCCGCGAGGCCCACGGCAGCCGGTACCACCCGCGTCCCGAGCTCATCTGCCTGGAGAACACACACAGCACGGCAGGGGGCCGAGTGCTGCCCCTCCCCTACCTGCAGCAG GTCCGCGGGCTCGCTGACCGCTACGGGCTGCGGGTGCACATGGACGGGGCGCGGCTGATGAACGCGGCGGTGGCCCAGGGTGTGGAGCCAGCTCAGATCACCCAGTACTGTGACTCCGTGTCCCTGTGCTTCTCCAAG GGCCTGGGCGCCCCTGCCGGCGCGGTGCTGGCTGGACGCCGCGGGTTTGTCGCCGAGGCCTGGCGTGCGCGGAAGCTGCTGGGCGGGGGGATGCGGCAGGCAGGcgtgctggcagctgctgcccgcATCGGGCTGGAGCACGCGGAGGAGACGCTGCGCAGAGACCACAACAACGCCCGCCGCTTCGCTGAAG GCATCCAGGAGCTGAACTCGCCCCTCTGCTCCATCAGCCTTGCGGCGGTGGAGACCAACATTGTGATGATGAACATCGCGGGGGGCTGGCTGCCCCCCCCAGAGCTCTGCGAGCACCTGCGGGCAGTGAgtgaggaggaggtggctgagACCGGCCAGGCTGTCAGTGTCCTGGTGTTCCCCTGGTCCGCACACACCGTGCGTGCTGTCTGGCACCGTGACGTCTCAGCCCGTGACACCGAGCTCGCGAAGAACAAGCTGGAGTTTGTGGCCAGGAAGTGGCAGAAGAAGCTGGGCCTGGGACTGCGCCCGACTCCTCCAGGCGCAGGGGGAGCCTga